The Pseudochaenichthys georgianus chromosome 24, fPseGeo1.2, whole genome shotgun sequence genome includes a region encoding these proteins:
- the LOC117439599 gene encoding uncharacterized protein, producing the protein MLRLGNILLWMAAATILCQARSNLKLYLQSSSGLRSDCAANVMRLSLDKALAVGNQLEVEAINGTKHILLTPSMAAQCGYSMESDPWGNTRIYTSLMGCFVDNKDDATFNVGLRLQMYGENPSDVVSHDVSQTCSYTRWASREILCDRNYMEVSHHMANLDAEAKGQTRDGKDEKLNAKLEASGASQGIWKMTFYTPEPVAMVLQEAEQAGYAAKTTSSRLVMRSPYNTAETYSEDVAGVPMEVFRVSAYYMAPQGLNVVNLAAACPKGGVLFTEDMISWHVPRRVTPLLDGRITVSEMHMGINGQRLDRSQMAVRGYTLSTTDFHIVVEIPVGSPDGYYKSHAPDYQYHITYFVEPMLEVLWREDDTQDDTRYKVLFPIMTPLMPQSPQIQDDTVPETRVFSVLLGTFLHDVELRNITFSTGVLTVEESNAKGFTVQEHSLANGSKSFSLQVPFDADVVLKHNPERLVTSYFLPLIFGLIVLPEETPFALPVDLRASLQDVVLPIMAGTCDQNQFYISVKFGSHGSNFKAIVGPRELTAEMAEDYNFYENGTDLSLILPYTAKDAVFELLTAESVKSRIDLLLLDRANDWVLADLYLACYFPLKATECHPNGTMTAVAVKVESTRNLKPSQLTLKDQSCTPQFSDDRVAYFSFSVDTCGTTRTFFDNYMMYENEIRLSYNNAKGAANTSPVDPDYRQTISCFYVVNETQTVAFSAKPRTYEPAAEIGTGQLMVQMRLSQDPSYELFYQAEDYPVVKYLQQPLYFEVELMHSTDPHLELIAENCWATLYEDRTSLPSWDIIVDSCENRNDSYATIFHPVVSDSRVLVPSHIKHFSVKMFTFTKDDEVLKDQIYVHCDAVICDTSSQADAPCRGQCVHPPGQSYSRPAGVKKERRSTDSTRQRQISSGAIILSNL; encoded by the exons ATGCTGAGGCTTGGGAACAT TTTGTTATGGATGGCTGCAGCTACCATCTTGTGTCAAGCCAGGTCTAATTTGAAGCTATATTTGCAGTCAA GCAGTGGGTTAAGGTCTGACTGTGCCGCAAATGTAATGAGACTGTCGTTGGACAAGGCTTTAGCAGTGGGAAACCAGCTTGAGGTGGAGGCTATCA ATGGCACCAAGCACATTTTGTTAACACCTAGCATGGCTGCTCAGTGTGGATACAGCATGGAGTCTGACCCGTGGGGTAACACCAGAATCTACACCTCCCTGATGGGCTGCTTTGTGGACAACAAG gaTGATGCTACATTTAACGTTGGCTTGAGACTTCAGATGTACGGCGAGAATCCATCAGACGTGGTCAGTCATGATGTGTCTCAGACTTGCAGCTACACTCGCTGGGCCTCCAGGGAGATCCTCTGCGACAGGAACTACATGGAA GTTTCCCACCACATGGCTAACCTTGATGCTGAAGCTAAGGGTCAGACTCGGGATGGTAAAGACGAGAAGCTCAACGCCAAGCTTGAA GCCTCTGGTGCATCACAAGGTATCTGGAAGATGACGTTTTACACCCCAGAACCAGTGGCCATGGTGTTGCAAGAGGCTGAACAAGCCGGCTACGCTGCCAAAACTACCTCTAGTCGTCTGGTTATGCGAAGCCCGTACAATACAGCAGAGACTTATTCAGAGGAT GTGGCTGGAGTCCCCATGGAAGTTTTCAGGGTGAGCGCCTACTACATGGCACCACAGGGTCTGAATGTAGTGAACTTGGCAGCTGCTTGTCCCAAAG GTGGCGTCCTCTTCACCGAGGATATGATCTCTTGGCACGTACCTCGCCGTGTGACTCCTCTGTTGGACGGCAGAATTACAGTCTCAGAAATGCACATGGGAATCAACGGGCAGAGGCTTGATAGATCTCAGATGGCCGTACGGGGGTACACACTGAGCACCACAGACTTCCACATCGTCGTCGAGATCCCAGTGGGCTCGCCTGATGGTTACTACAAG AGCCATGCCCCAGATTACCAGTACCACATCACCTACTTTGTGGAGCCCATGCTTGAGGTACTGTGGAGAGAAGATGACACCCAAGATGATACCAGATACAAGGTTTTGTTCCCCATCATGACCCCTCTGATGCCTCAATCTCCCCAAATCCAGGATG ACACTGTCCCAGAGACTCGGGTGTTCAGCGTTCTCTTGGGAACCTTCCTCCATGACGTTGAGCTGAGGAACATCACCTTCTCCACCGGGGTCCTCACTGTTGAGGAGAGCAATGCCAAAGGCTTCACAGTCCAGGAACACAGCTTGGCTAATGGCTCCAAGAGCTTCTCTCTTCAAGTGCCCTTTGATGCCGATGTTGTCTTAAAACAT AATCCTGAGCGCTTGGTTACATCCTACTTCCTCCCTCTGATCTTTGGGTTGATCGTCCTGCCTGAAGAAACTCCTTTTGCTCTCCCGGTCGACCTGCGGGCCTCTCTGCAGGATGTTG TGCTACCCATCATGGCTGGCACCTGTGACCAGAACCAGTTTTACATCAGCGTGAAGTTCGGGAGTCACGGCTCTAATTTCAAGGCTATCGTTGGACCTCGAGAGCTGACGGCTGAGATGGCTGAAGACTACAATTTCTATGAGAACGGCACAGACCTCAGCCTCATTCTGCCATACACTGCCAAGGACGCTGTTTTCGAG CTGCTCACTGCAGAATCAGTCAAATCCAGAATTGACCTGCTTCTGTTGGATCGTGCAAACGACTGGGTGCTTGCTGATCTCTATCTGGCTTGCTACTTCCCCTTGAAAGCAACAG AGTGCCACCCCAATGGCACAATGACCGCTGTGGCTGTGAAGGTTGAATCGACTCGTAATCTGAAGCCAAGTCAGCTGACGCTAAAGGACCAGTCCTGCACACCACAGTTCAGCGACGATCGCGTTGCATATTTCTCCTTCAGTGTGGATACCTGTGGAACCACCAGAACG TTCTTTGACAACTACATGATGTATGAAAATGAGATCCGCCTGTCTTACAACAACGCCAAAGGAGCAGCCAACACATCACCAGTTGATCCTGATTACAG GCAAACCATTTCCTGCTTCTATGTGGTCAATGAGACTCAGACTGTTGCCTTCAGCGCTAAACCAAGAACCTATGAGCCCGCTGCAGAGATCGGCACCGGGCAGCTGATGGTGCAGATGAGGCTTTCCCAAG ATCCATCCTACGAGCTCTTCTACCAAGCAGAGGATTATCCAGTGGTGAAATATCTGCAGCAGCCTCTGTattttgaggtggagctgatgcattCTACCGATCCGCACTTGGAACTCATTGCTGAGAACTGTTGGGCAACCCTTTATGAAGATAGGACATCTCTGCCAAGCTGGGACATCATTGTGGACAG CTGTGAGAATCGCAATGACAGCTATGCAACAATTTTCCATCCCGTTGTGAGTGACTCCAGAGTTTTAGTCCCGTCCCACATCAAGCACTTCTCTGTAAAGATGTTCACTTTCACTAAAGATGACGAGGTTCTGAAAGACCAG ATCTATGTCCACTGTGATGCAGTGATTTGTGACACAAGCAGCCAGGCAGATGCTCCCTGCAGGGGCCAGTGTGTGCATCCTCCAGGTCAGAGCTACTCAAGACCTGCAGGTGTAAAAAAGG AGCGAAGAAGCACCGACTCAACACGCCAAAGGCAGATCTCCTCTGGGGCAATTATTCTGTCGAACCTTTGA